A window of the Gemmatimonadaceae bacterium genome harbors these coding sequences:
- a CDS encoding FAD-binding oxidoreductase, which produces MSITAPPGFRGTFRTDDAARAVYGEAAGITRNWPSAVAVPADERDLQTLVGWAHREGVPLVPRGSGSGVAGGALGDGVAVDLSRFRTMGAVDESLRTVRVGAGVLRGEADRAARAVGLRFPVDPSSGEFCTVGGMAATNAAGANSMRQGPMRPWVQALRCVFDDSSVADIRRGAAPAREIAAIDRFMREAHDAIARRERATPSVHPRVYKDSSGYATAAYAASGDFVDLLVGSEGTLALFTEVELRLEPIPASSASLLGEFRSLDTAVRAAVEVRKTGATACELLDRTFLELASTGTAPLPVAAGADAVLLVKLEGESARDVGARARSIEQVFRRLGASGVTLALEPTAEHDLWELRHAVSPILSRLDPSLKSMQFIEDGAVPPEHLADYVRGVRAVLERHRVRGVIFGHAGDAHIHVNPLIDVSQPDWRAKFDGILDGVVALTASLGGTLTGEHGDGRLRTPLLSRVWSDAARERFSLVKRCFDPRGILNPGVKVPLPGQRAVKDVKYDPSLPPIPAAAARALEVVERDRAYGEFRLGLLDAHAES; this is translated from the coding sequence GTGAGCATCACTGCACCGCCGGGATTCAGGGGAACGTTCCGTACCGACGACGCGGCGCGCGCCGTGTACGGCGAGGCCGCGGGGATCACCCGCAACTGGCCCAGCGCCGTAGCCGTGCCCGCCGACGAGCGCGACCTGCAGACCCTCGTGGGGTGGGCGCATCGCGAAGGCGTGCCCCTCGTCCCGAGAGGATCGGGCAGCGGCGTGGCCGGCGGGGCGCTGGGCGACGGCGTGGCCGTGGACCTCTCGCGATTCCGGACCATGGGCGCGGTGGACGAATCCCTGCGCACTGTGCGGGTGGGCGCCGGCGTGTTGCGCGGCGAGGCGGATCGGGCCGCGCGCGCGGTGGGGTTGCGCTTTCCGGTGGATCCGTCGAGCGGTGAGTTCTGCACGGTGGGGGGCATGGCGGCCACCAATGCGGCGGGCGCCAATTCCATGCGTCAGGGTCCCATGCGGCCCTGGGTGCAGGCACTCCGCTGCGTGTTCGACGACAGCTCGGTGGCCGACATCCGGCGCGGCGCGGCGCCGGCGCGGGAGATCGCGGCCATCGACCGGTTCATGCGCGAAGCGCACGACGCCATCGCGCGTCGCGAGCGAGCCACGCCGTCGGTGCATCCGCGGGTGTACAAGGACTCGTCGGGGTACGCCACCGCGGCCTACGCCGCGAGCGGCGACTTCGTGGATCTGCTCGTGGGCAGCGAGGGCACGCTGGCGCTGTTCACCGAGGTCGAGCTTCGTCTGGAGCCCATCCCGGCATCGAGCGCCAGTCTGCTCGGCGAATTCCGGTCCCTCGACACGGCGGTCCGGGCCGCGGTCGAGGTACGCAAGACAGGCGCCACCGCCTGCGAGCTGCTCGACCGGACGTTTCTGGAGCTGGCGAGCACGGGCACCGCGCCGCTCCCGGTGGCCGCGGGCGCCGACGCCGTGCTCCTGGTGAAGCTGGAGGGAGAGTCTGCCCGTGATGTAGGGGCGCGGGCCCGTTCCATCGAGCAGGTGTTTCGGCGCCTCGGCGCCTCCGGCGTGACGCTGGCGCTCGAGCCGACCGCCGAGCACGACCTGTGGGAGCTGCGCCACGCGGTGAGCCCCATCCTGTCGCGGCTCGATCCGTCGCTCAAGTCCATGCAGTTCATCGAAGACGGCGCCGTGCCGCCCGAGCATCTGGCCGACTATGTGCGCGGCGTGCGCGCGGTGCTCGAGCGCCATCGGGTACGCGGCGTGATTTTCGGACATGCCGGGGACGCGCACATCCATGTGAACCCCCTGATCGACGTCAGCCAGCCCGACTGGCGAGCCAAGTTCGACGGGATCCTCGACGGCGTGGTGGCGCTCACGGCGTCGCTGGGCGGCACGCTCACCGGCGAGCATGGGGACGGCCGGCTGCGGACGCCGCTGCTGTCGCGGGTGTGGAGCGACGCCGCCCGGGAGCGGTTCTCGCTCGTGAAGCGCTGCTTCGACCCCCGCGGAATTCTGAATCCGGGCGTGAAGGTGCCGCTCCCGGGACAGCGCGCCGTGAAGGACGTGAAGTACGATCCGTCGCTGCCGCCGATTCCCGCCGCCGCGGCCCGGGCGCTGGAAGTGGTGGAGCGCGATCGCGCGTACGGAGAATTCCGGCTCGGCTTGCTGGATGCGCACGCCGAGTCTTGA
- the thyX gene encoding FAD-dependent thymidylate synthase — translation MTPQTPELFTAPRVTLLARPAFTEPAHLPVEWQGESTDGERLAEFAGRLCYMSQHNPAKRATREYLDNIKKQGHGSVLEHANYSVLLEGVSRSLTHELVRHRAGFAYSQLSQRYVDESHAAFVVPPAIIGDAALEAAWRAQVESAQQAYVALVEQLMERYGWVADKVHRRKMSREAARAVLPNSTETKIVVTANARAWRTMLELRSGEGAEMEIRRAAIAILRMLQAEAPGFFSDFEVYMAEDRREAARISYHKV, via the coding sequence ATGACTCCCCAGACTCCCGAGCTCTTCACCGCCCCCCGCGTGACGCTCCTCGCCCGGCCCGCGTTCACGGAGCCGGCGCACCTTCCGGTCGAGTGGCAGGGAGAGAGCACGGACGGCGAGCGGCTGGCGGAATTCGCCGGCCGGCTGTGCTACATGAGCCAGCACAATCCGGCCAAGCGGGCCACGCGGGAGTATCTGGATAACATCAAGAAGCAGGGGCATGGGAGTGTCCTGGAGCACGCCAACTACTCCGTCCTCCTCGAGGGGGTGAGCCGGTCGCTCACCCACGAGCTGGTGCGGCACCGCGCCGGCTTTGCCTACTCGCAGCTCTCGCAGCGGTACGTGGACGAGTCCCACGCGGCATTCGTGGTCCCTCCCGCCATCATCGGCGACGCGGCGCTCGAGGCGGCATGGCGCGCTCAGGTGGAATCGGCCCAGCAGGCCTACGTGGCGCTCGTGGAGCAACTCATGGAGCGATACGGGTGGGTGGCCGACAAGGTCCACCGGCGGAAGATGTCTCGGGAAGCGGCGCGCGCGGTGCTCCCCAACTCCACCGAGACGAAGATCGTGGTGACCGCCAACGCCCGCGCCTGGCGCACCATGCTCGAGCTTCGATCGGGCGAGGGCGCCGAGATGGAGATTCGCCGCGCGGCCATCGCCATCCTCCGCATGCTGCAGGCCGAGGCGCCGGGCTTCTTCTCGGACTTCGAGGTGTACATGGCCGAGGACCGCCGAGAGGCGGCGCGCATCTCATACCACAAAGTCTGA